AGGACTGCTTCCAGCAGTCCCTCGTGCAGCTCGCCCAGGTCTTCGACCCCCTGGTCCAGGGGCGCGACATCTTCGAGGACTTCACCGCGAAGTTCGAGCAGTCGGTGGAGCTGCGGGAGCAGCTGGCCCGCCTCGTCCACGTCGTGCGGGAGTTCCAGAACCACCGGGACGAGAACTCGGCGGCCGACATGAAGGAGGCCATCTCGCGCTTCTACGACACGGACATGAAGTACCTGATGTACCGAGACTGGTCGGGATTCGAGCTGTTCTTCATCGAGATCCTCAAGTGTCCCAGCCTCTCCGCCCTCCTCCAGATCAGCCACCGGTTCGAGACGTTCCTCTCCACCCTCCACCGGGAAGTGCAGAAGCGCTCCATCCTGCAGAACACGGGGCTCGGCAGCAGCGACGACGAACCCACGGCGGAGACGTTGGTTCCCGAAGGATGAGCCACCCGCGGGTCACCGTCGCCATCCCCTGCTACAACGAGGCCCCCACCATCGCGAAGGTGATCTCCGACTTCCGGTCCCGGCTGCCGGAGGCCGAGATCGTGGTGTTCGACAACGACTCCACCGACGGCAGCGCGGAGAAGGCGCGCGCGGCGGGGGCGCGAGTGATGCGGGAGAAGCGCCGCGGCAAGGGCCACGTCATGCAGTCGATCCTGGAGACGGTGGACGCCGACGCGTGCGTGATCGTGGACGGCGACGACACCTACTACGCCGAGG
This genomic interval from Candidatus Methylomirabilota bacterium contains the following:
- a CDS encoding glycosyltransferase family 2 protein, with protein sequence MSHPRVTVAIPCYNEAPTIAKVISDFRSRLPEAEIVVFDNDSTDGSAEKARAAGARVMREKRRGKGHVMQSILETVDADACVIVDGDDTYYAEEVDALLAPVLEDRADLVVGDRLGQADSKALSDLHRFGNRVILAIINLVF